The proteins below come from a single Bombus pyrosoma isolate SC7728 linkage group LG10, ASM1482585v1, whole genome shotgun sequence genomic window:
- the LOC122572197 gene encoding G-protein coupled receptor moody isoform X1, whose protein sequence is MEYWMASNETGHNGTEETIQEVLRDPGSAVLFVGYPPWLLHFAAGCCILFMVIGIPGNLFTIVALFRTKKLRNATAIFIMNLSLSDLMFCCFNLPLATSTFWHSSWRHGPLLCQLFPLLRYGLVAVSLFSILAITINRYVMIGHPRFYPRIYKSRYITPMILSTWTIAFGALVVTWFGNWGRFGLDVAIGSCSILPDVNGRSPKEFLFVVAFLIPCIAIVVCYARIFYIVRKTACKSRNRNVNASTDAVEGNHERRSISPRIQEEELSVVGSSCAPSVLCANFSSKCTVTSPNRLNCSSTPSRSAIEESLSEQLSWEQNSAGSEEEDDDDDDDDEEGENEEERTQQRRKQKQRWRRTKQKTTSQKLVDDCDRAKPSFEIKIDDIPYVDDLDAAESVLANDRIKIKESAEKASANARNKLERMTSRASFVIESALWVQRFNSKASMDGDRLDSSRSNTPDRSANSRRRPAMTRRESRFRSVRKFRNSDGPPRMSNKDKKLLKMILVIFSSFLVCYLPITVTKTFKDAIDWRGLNIASYILIYLTTCINPVVYVVMSSEYRSAYKNLLLCRNDSGVKSGNRRSPG, encoded by the exons ATGGAGTACTGGATGGCGAGCAACGAGACCGGTCACAATGGCACAGAGGAGACAATCCAGGAGGTCCTCAGGGATCCAGGATCGGCGGTCCTCTTCGTGGGATATCCGCCATGGCTTTTGCACTTCGCCGCTGGATGTTGCATACTCTTCATGGTCATCGGCATCCCGGGAAATTTATTCACCATCGTCGCTCTTTTCCGCACTAAAAAG TTAAGAAACGCCACCGCGATCTTCATAATGAATCTCTCACTTTCGGATTTGATGTTCTGTTGCTTCAACCTTCCTCTTGCTACGTCAACCTTCTGGCATAGTTCCTGGCGACACGGCCCGCTTCTATGTCAACTGTTTCCTTTATTAAGATACGGTTTGGTAGCAGTAAGCCTGTTCTCCATACTAGCGATCACGATCAATCGTTACGTTATGATAGGCCATCCTAGATTTTATCCCAG GATATACAAATCGAGATACATAACACCGATGATTTTAAGTACGTGGACGATCGCATTCGGTGCCTTGGTCGTTACGTGGTTTGGGAACTGGGGTCGCTTTGGACTGGACGTCGCCATTGGTTCTTGTTCCATCCTGCCAGACGTCAATGGTCGAAGTCCAAAGGAGTTCCTCTTCGTCGTTGCCTTCTTGATTCCTTGTATCGCGATCGTCGTTTGCTACGCGAGGATCTTCTACATCGTTCGGAAAACCGCTTGCAAAAGTAGAAATCGGAACGTAAATGCCAGCACGGACGCTGTTGAAGGCAACCACGAG AGACGATCCATATCACCGAGGATCCAAGAGGAAGAACTGTCGGTGGTGGGTTCGAGCTGCGCGCCGAGCGTACTTTGCGCCAACTTCTCCTCCAAATGCACCGTAACTTCGCCAAACCGGCTCAACTGCTCCAGTACGCCTTCGAGATCGGCGATCGAAGAGTCCCTGTCCGAGCAACTTTCATGGGAACAGAATTCGGCCGGGTCCGAGGAagaggacgacgacgacgacgacgacgacgaggaaggCGAGAACGAAGAGGAGAGGACGCAGCAAAGGAGGAAGCAGAAACAAAGATGGAGGAGGACGAAGCAGAAAACGACGAGCCAAAAACTCGTCGACGACTGTGATAGAGCGAAGCCTAGCTTCGAAATAAAGATAGACGATATACCGTACGTGGACGATCTGGACGCGGCTGAGTCTGTTCTCGCGAATGACCGAATTAAGATCAAAGAATCCGCCGAGAAAGCTTCCGCGAACGCTCGAAATAAATTGGAGAGAATGACTAGCAGAGCTTCGTTCGTCATCGAGTCGGCTCTTTGGGTACAGCGATTCAACTCCAAAGCGTCTATGGACGGCGACCGGTTGGACAGTTCGAGATCGAACACGCCGGATCGATCGGCCAACAGCAGGAGGAGACCGGCGATGACTCGCCGAGAGTCGAGATTTAGGAGCGTGCGAAAATTCCGCAATTCCGATGGCCCGCCGAGGATGAGCAACAAAGACAAGAAACTGCTGAAGATGATTCTGGTGAtattttcgtcgtttctcgtTTGTTACTTGCCGATCACGGTTACTAAGACTTTCAAGGATGCGATCGATTGGAGAGGCTTGAATATCGCCAGTTACATTTTGATCTACTTGACTACGTGTATCAATCCTGTGGTTTACGTGGTGATGAGCTCCGAGTATAGAAGCGCGTACAAAAATCTGTTGCTCTGTAGGAACGATTCCGGGGTGAAAAGCGGCAACAGGAGGTCACCAGGATGA
- the LOC122572197 gene encoding G-protein coupled receptor moody isoform X4 encodes MNLSLSDLMFCCFNLPLATSTFWHSSWRHGPLLCQLFPLLRYGLVAVSLFSILAITINRYVMIGHPRFYPRIYKSRYITPMILSTWTIAFGALVVTWFGNWGRFGLDVAIGSCSILPDVNGRSPKEFLFVVAFLIPCIAIVVCYARIFYIVRKTACKSRNRNVNASTDAVEGNHERRSISPRIQEEELSVVGSSCAPSVLCANFSSKCTVTSPNRLNCSSTPSRSAIEESLSEQLSWEQNSAGSEEEDDDDDDDDEEGENEEERTQQRRKQKQRWRRTKQKTTSQKLVDDCDRAKPSFEIKIDDIPYVDDLDAAESVLANDRIKIKESAEKASANARNKLERMTSRASFVIESALWVQRFNSKASMDGDRLDSSRSNTPDRSANSRRRPAMTRRESRFRSVRKFRNSDGPPRMSNKDKKLLKMILVIFSSFLVCYLPITVTKTFKDAIDWRGLNIASYILIYLTTCINPVVYVVMSSEYRSAYKNLLLCRNDSGVKSGNRRSPG; translated from the exons ATGAATCTCTCACTTTCGGATTTGATGTTCTGTTGCTTCAACCTTCCTCTTGCTACGTCAACCTTCTGGCATAGTTCCTGGCGACACGGCCCGCTTCTATGTCAACTGTTTCCTTTATTAAGATACGGTTTGGTAGCAGTAAGCCTGTTCTCCATACTAGCGATCACGATCAATCGTTACGTTATGATAGGCCATCCTAGATTTTATCCCAG GATATACAAATCGAGATACATAACACCGATGATTTTAAGTACGTGGACGATCGCATTCGGTGCCTTGGTCGTTACGTGGTTTGGGAACTGGGGTCGCTTTGGACTGGACGTCGCCATTGGTTCTTGTTCCATCCTGCCAGACGTCAATGGTCGAAGTCCAAAGGAGTTCCTCTTCGTCGTTGCCTTCTTGATTCCTTGTATCGCGATCGTCGTTTGCTACGCGAGGATCTTCTACATCGTTCGGAAAACCGCTTGCAAAAGTAGAAATCGGAACGTAAATGCCAGCACGGACGCTGTTGAAGGCAACCACGAG AGACGATCCATATCACCGAGGATCCAAGAGGAAGAACTGTCGGTGGTGGGTTCGAGCTGCGCGCCGAGCGTACTTTGCGCCAACTTCTCCTCCAAATGCACCGTAACTTCGCCAAACCGGCTCAACTGCTCCAGTACGCCTTCGAGATCGGCGATCGAAGAGTCCCTGTCCGAGCAACTTTCATGGGAACAGAATTCGGCCGGGTCCGAGGAagaggacgacgacgacgacgacgacgacgaggaaggCGAGAACGAAGAGGAGAGGACGCAGCAAAGGAGGAAGCAGAAACAAAGATGGAGGAGGACGAAGCAGAAAACGACGAGCCAAAAACTCGTCGACGACTGTGATAGAGCGAAGCCTAGCTTCGAAATAAAGATAGACGATATACCGTACGTGGACGATCTGGACGCGGCTGAGTCTGTTCTCGCGAATGACCGAATTAAGATCAAAGAATCCGCCGAGAAAGCTTCCGCGAACGCTCGAAATAAATTGGAGAGAATGACTAGCAGAGCTTCGTTCGTCATCGAGTCGGCTCTTTGGGTACAGCGATTCAACTCCAAAGCGTCTATGGACGGCGACCGGTTGGACAGTTCGAGATCGAACACGCCGGATCGATCGGCCAACAGCAGGAGGAGACCGGCGATGACTCGCCGAGAGTCGAGATTTAGGAGCGTGCGAAAATTCCGCAATTCCGATGGCCCGCCGAGGATGAGCAACAAAGACAAGAAACTGCTGAAGATGATTCTGGTGAtattttcgtcgtttctcgtTTGTTACTTGCCGATCACGGTTACTAAGACTTTCAAGGATGCGATCGATTGGAGAGGCTTGAATATCGCCAGTTACATTTTGATCTACTTGACTACGTGTATCAATCCTGTGGTTTACGTGGTGATGAGCTCCGAGTATAGAAGCGCGTACAAAAATCTGTTGCTCTGTAGGAACGATTCCGGGGTGAAAAGCGGCAACAGGAGGTCACCAGGATGA
- the LOC122572197 gene encoding G-protein coupled receptor moody isoform X2 produces the protein MQRDVFGSTETYRIYGHSLDLRLRNATAIFIMNLSLSDLMFCCFNLPLATSTFWHSSWRHGPLLCQLFPLLRYGLVAVSLFSILAITINRYVMIGHPRFYPRIYKSRYITPMILSTWTIAFGALVVTWFGNWGRFGLDVAIGSCSILPDVNGRSPKEFLFVVAFLIPCIAIVVCYARIFYIVRKTACKSRNRNVNASTDAVEGNHERRSISPRIQEEELSVVGSSCAPSVLCANFSSKCTVTSPNRLNCSSTPSRSAIEESLSEQLSWEQNSAGSEEEDDDDDDDDEEGENEEERTQQRRKQKQRWRRTKQKTTSQKLVDDCDRAKPSFEIKIDDIPYVDDLDAAESVLANDRIKIKESAEKASANARNKLERMTSRASFVIESALWVQRFNSKASMDGDRLDSSRSNTPDRSANSRRRPAMTRRESRFRSVRKFRNSDGPPRMSNKDKKLLKMILVIFSSFLVCYLPITVTKTFKDAIDWRGLNIASYILIYLTTCINPVVYVVMSSEYRSAYKNLLLCRNDSGVKSGNRRSPG, from the exons ATGCAACGGGATGTTTTTGGCAGCACCGAGACTTACCGAATTTATGGGCATTCGCTGGATTTACGT TTAAGAAACGCCACCGCGATCTTCATAATGAATCTCTCACTTTCGGATTTGATGTTCTGTTGCTTCAACCTTCCTCTTGCTACGTCAACCTTCTGGCATAGTTCCTGGCGACACGGCCCGCTTCTATGTCAACTGTTTCCTTTATTAAGATACGGTTTGGTAGCAGTAAGCCTGTTCTCCATACTAGCGATCACGATCAATCGTTACGTTATGATAGGCCATCCTAGATTTTATCCCAG GATATACAAATCGAGATACATAACACCGATGATTTTAAGTACGTGGACGATCGCATTCGGTGCCTTGGTCGTTACGTGGTTTGGGAACTGGGGTCGCTTTGGACTGGACGTCGCCATTGGTTCTTGTTCCATCCTGCCAGACGTCAATGGTCGAAGTCCAAAGGAGTTCCTCTTCGTCGTTGCCTTCTTGATTCCTTGTATCGCGATCGTCGTTTGCTACGCGAGGATCTTCTACATCGTTCGGAAAACCGCTTGCAAAAGTAGAAATCGGAACGTAAATGCCAGCACGGACGCTGTTGAAGGCAACCACGAG AGACGATCCATATCACCGAGGATCCAAGAGGAAGAACTGTCGGTGGTGGGTTCGAGCTGCGCGCCGAGCGTACTTTGCGCCAACTTCTCCTCCAAATGCACCGTAACTTCGCCAAACCGGCTCAACTGCTCCAGTACGCCTTCGAGATCGGCGATCGAAGAGTCCCTGTCCGAGCAACTTTCATGGGAACAGAATTCGGCCGGGTCCGAGGAagaggacgacgacgacgacgacgacgacgaggaaggCGAGAACGAAGAGGAGAGGACGCAGCAAAGGAGGAAGCAGAAACAAAGATGGAGGAGGACGAAGCAGAAAACGACGAGCCAAAAACTCGTCGACGACTGTGATAGAGCGAAGCCTAGCTTCGAAATAAAGATAGACGATATACCGTACGTGGACGATCTGGACGCGGCTGAGTCTGTTCTCGCGAATGACCGAATTAAGATCAAAGAATCCGCCGAGAAAGCTTCCGCGAACGCTCGAAATAAATTGGAGAGAATGACTAGCAGAGCTTCGTTCGTCATCGAGTCGGCTCTTTGGGTACAGCGATTCAACTCCAAAGCGTCTATGGACGGCGACCGGTTGGACAGTTCGAGATCGAACACGCCGGATCGATCGGCCAACAGCAGGAGGAGACCGGCGATGACTCGCCGAGAGTCGAGATTTAGGAGCGTGCGAAAATTCCGCAATTCCGATGGCCCGCCGAGGATGAGCAACAAAGACAAGAAACTGCTGAAGATGATTCTGGTGAtattttcgtcgtttctcgtTTGTTACTTGCCGATCACGGTTACTAAGACTTTCAAGGATGCGATCGATTGGAGAGGCTTGAATATCGCCAGTTACATTTTGATCTACTTGACTACGTGTATCAATCCTGTGGTTTACGTGGTGATGAGCTCCGAGTATAGAAGCGCGTACAAAAATCTGTTGCTCTGTAGGAACGATTCCGGGGTGAAAAGCGGCAACAGGAGGTCACCAGGATGA
- the LOC122572197 gene encoding G-protein coupled receptor moody isoform X3 translates to MKVSSIRKLRNATAIFIMNLSLSDLMFCCFNLPLATSTFWHSSWRHGPLLCQLFPLLRYGLVAVSLFSILAITINRYVMIGHPRFYPRIYKSRYITPMILSTWTIAFGALVVTWFGNWGRFGLDVAIGSCSILPDVNGRSPKEFLFVVAFLIPCIAIVVCYARIFYIVRKTACKSRNRNVNASTDAVEGNHERRSISPRIQEEELSVVGSSCAPSVLCANFSSKCTVTSPNRLNCSSTPSRSAIEESLSEQLSWEQNSAGSEEEDDDDDDDDEEGENEEERTQQRRKQKQRWRRTKQKTTSQKLVDDCDRAKPSFEIKIDDIPYVDDLDAAESVLANDRIKIKESAEKASANARNKLERMTSRASFVIESALWVQRFNSKASMDGDRLDSSRSNTPDRSANSRRRPAMTRRESRFRSVRKFRNSDGPPRMSNKDKKLLKMILVIFSSFLVCYLPITVTKTFKDAIDWRGLNIASYILIYLTTCINPVVYVVMSSEYRSAYKNLLLCRNDSGVKSGNRRSPG, encoded by the exons ATGAAGGTTTCTTCTATTCGAAAG TTAAGAAACGCCACCGCGATCTTCATAATGAATCTCTCACTTTCGGATTTGATGTTCTGTTGCTTCAACCTTCCTCTTGCTACGTCAACCTTCTGGCATAGTTCCTGGCGACACGGCCCGCTTCTATGTCAACTGTTTCCTTTATTAAGATACGGTTTGGTAGCAGTAAGCCTGTTCTCCATACTAGCGATCACGATCAATCGTTACGTTATGATAGGCCATCCTAGATTTTATCCCAG GATATACAAATCGAGATACATAACACCGATGATTTTAAGTACGTGGACGATCGCATTCGGTGCCTTGGTCGTTACGTGGTTTGGGAACTGGGGTCGCTTTGGACTGGACGTCGCCATTGGTTCTTGTTCCATCCTGCCAGACGTCAATGGTCGAAGTCCAAAGGAGTTCCTCTTCGTCGTTGCCTTCTTGATTCCTTGTATCGCGATCGTCGTTTGCTACGCGAGGATCTTCTACATCGTTCGGAAAACCGCTTGCAAAAGTAGAAATCGGAACGTAAATGCCAGCACGGACGCTGTTGAAGGCAACCACGAG AGACGATCCATATCACCGAGGATCCAAGAGGAAGAACTGTCGGTGGTGGGTTCGAGCTGCGCGCCGAGCGTACTTTGCGCCAACTTCTCCTCCAAATGCACCGTAACTTCGCCAAACCGGCTCAACTGCTCCAGTACGCCTTCGAGATCGGCGATCGAAGAGTCCCTGTCCGAGCAACTTTCATGGGAACAGAATTCGGCCGGGTCCGAGGAagaggacgacgacgacgacgacgacgacgaggaaggCGAGAACGAAGAGGAGAGGACGCAGCAAAGGAGGAAGCAGAAACAAAGATGGAGGAGGACGAAGCAGAAAACGACGAGCCAAAAACTCGTCGACGACTGTGATAGAGCGAAGCCTAGCTTCGAAATAAAGATAGACGATATACCGTACGTGGACGATCTGGACGCGGCTGAGTCTGTTCTCGCGAATGACCGAATTAAGATCAAAGAATCCGCCGAGAAAGCTTCCGCGAACGCTCGAAATAAATTGGAGAGAATGACTAGCAGAGCTTCGTTCGTCATCGAGTCGGCTCTTTGGGTACAGCGATTCAACTCCAAAGCGTCTATGGACGGCGACCGGTTGGACAGTTCGAGATCGAACACGCCGGATCGATCGGCCAACAGCAGGAGGAGACCGGCGATGACTCGCCGAGAGTCGAGATTTAGGAGCGTGCGAAAATTCCGCAATTCCGATGGCCCGCCGAGGATGAGCAACAAAGACAAGAAACTGCTGAAGATGATTCTGGTGAtattttcgtcgtttctcgtTTGTTACTTGCCGATCACGGTTACTAAGACTTTCAAGGATGCGATCGATTGGAGAGGCTTGAATATCGCCAGTTACATTTTGATCTACTTGACTACGTGTATCAATCCTGTGGTTTACGTGGTGATGAGCTCCGAGTATAGAAGCGCGTACAAAAATCTGTTGCTCTGTAGGAACGATTCCGGGGTGAAAAGCGGCAACAGGAGGTCACCAGGATGA